A single window of Vigna unguiculata cultivar IT97K-499-35 chromosome 1, ASM411807v1, whole genome shotgun sequence DNA harbors:
- the LOC114178943 gene encoding mediator of RNA polymerase II transcription subunit 33A-like: protein MSLSQNIHAVISHEFKIKSKVRTKEVICAGSPMSFAAQSYGDSWSSLWLPIDLILEDALDGGQVVASSAIEIITGLVKTLHVVNGTMWHRTFLGLWVAALRLVQRVGTVPTKRERDSKEGPIPRLDTCMCMLLSITTLVVTYIIEEEEGQLIEEAEHSPTTSKGTEKPALGKCRGELITSLQLLGDYESLLTPPQPVLVEANQAAAKAILFLSGNPVGSGYMEYTNGLPIKYSGNLRHLIVEACIAKNLLDASAYLWPGYVSACSNQIPCSISNHVPGWSALMEGSQLTPELVNVLVATPASR, encoded by the exons ATGAGTTTGTCGCAAAATATCCATGCGGTTATTTCTCATGagttcaaaataaaatcgaAGGTGAGGACTAAAGAAGTCATATGTGCTGGTTCGCCCATGTCTTTTGCTGCGCAGTCTTATGGGGATAGTTGGTCTTCACTCTGGCTTCCTATTGATCTTATTCTGGAAGATGCTTTGGATGGAGGACAAGTGGTAGCATCTAGTGCTATTGAGATTATTAcag GTTTGGTGAAGACTTTACACGTAGTTAATGGCACTATGTGGCACAGAACATTTTTGGGGCTATGGGTTGCAGCACTGCGTTTGGTTCAAAGGGTTGGAACTGTTCCAACAAAAAGG GAGAGAGATTCTAAAGAAGGTCCTATACCTCGTCTTGATACCTGCATGTGTATGCTACTGAGCATTACAACCCTCGTGGTAACTTATATTATTGAAGAAGAGGAAGGTCAATTGATTGAAGAAGCTGAACATAGCCCTACAACAAGCAAAGGAACAGAAAAACCAGCTCTGGGAAAGTGTCGTGGGGAACTAATTACCAGTTTACAGCTATTGGGTGATTATGAGTCCTTACTCACTCCACCTCAGCCTGTTCTTGTGGAAGCCAATCAAGCTGCTGCCAAAGCTATTTTGTTCTTATCAGGAAATCCTGTTGGTAGTGGATACATGGAATATACAAATGGCTTGCCGATAAAATATT CTGGCAACTTACGGCATCTAATTGTTGAGGCATGTATTGCCAAGAACCTACTTGATGCATCAGCTTATCTATGGCCTGGCTATGTGAGCGCATGCAGCAATCAAATTCCTTGTAGCATTTCTAATCATGTCCCTGGCTGGTCTGCTTTGATGGAGGGGTCACAGCTAACTCCTGAATTGGTTAATGTCTTAGTTGCAACTCCAGCTTCCAGGTAA
- the LOC114178954 gene encoding mediator of RNA polymerase II transcription subunit 33B-like, producing MAVPAQTSEADAWDAVLRQTKLAVESNTDPYAWAFDIRSTLHSSAIAIPSTELAHRLVSHFFWDNYSAAAWKLLHTSLSLNIIPPTLLVALLSAAVVPSRKVYPTAYRLYMELLKQLRDMLEHDVSSPYYEK from the exons ATGGCAGTTCCCGCGCAAACCAGCGAGGCTGATGCGTGGGACGCGGTCCTACGCCAAACGAAGTTGGCCGTTGAGAGCAACACCGATCCTTACGCGTGGGCCTTCGATATCAGGTCGACGCTTCACTCCTCCGCCATTGCCATCCCTTCCACCGAACTCGCTCATCGCTTGGTCTCTCACTTCTTTTGGGACAACTATTCCGCCGCCGCATGGAAGCTTCTACACACCTCCCTATCCCTCAACATCATCCCTCCCACCCTCCTCGTCGCACTTCTATCCGCCGC GGTTGTACCAAGCAGAAAAGTCTACCCCACTGCTTACAGACTTTACATGGAACTCCTTAAGCAACTTCGAGATATGCTTGAACATGATGTCAGTTCTCCATACTATGAAAAGTGA
- the LOC114174428 gene encoding sm-like protein LSM2: MLFFSYFKDLVGREVTVELKNDLAIRGTLHSVDQYLNIKLENTRVVDQDKYPHMLSVRNCFIRGSVVRYVQLPPEGVDIELLHDATRREARGG, from the exons ATG ttgttcttcTCGTACTTCAAGGATTTGGTGGGAAGAGAAGTAACCGTAGAGCTGAAGAACGATTTGGCCATCAGAGGGACATTGCATTCCGTTGATCAGTACCTCAACATCAAGCTCGAAAACACTCGCGTCGTTGATCAAGACAAGTACCCGCACATG CTTTCAGTAAGAAACTGCTTCATCAGAGGTTCGGTTGTGAGATACGTGCAATTACCTCCAGAAGGGGTGGACATTGAATTGTTGCACGATGCCACTAGGAGAGAGGCTAGGGGCGGTTAG